The DNA sequence CTCAAGGGTCAGTTGGAGAGGTTGATATGCACGGCGCACAGCAATATGTGCCACTATTTGACATTGAAGTCCCGATAGGTGCATGACATTGTTTTATGGGGCAATACAAAAATATACATTATAAGGGAGGTATGGCAATGAAAGGGAAGGCGGTCTGGATCATAGGAATCGTCGCAGCTGTTCTCCTTATAGGGACTATGGCTGTCGCAAAGCAGGAATATCCCAGTAAACCCTTCGAGTTTATAGCACCGGCCGGTCCAGGTGGGGGGTGGGATACTACCATTAGGATGGTAGCAAGGGTGTTGCAGGAGGAAAAGTTGGTACCTGTTCCGATGCCGGTTGTTAACAAGCCGGGAGGGGGTGGCGGTGTTGCTTTGGCTTATCTGCAACAGCGTAAGGGAGATCCATATACTGTGGCAGTTTATTCACCGCCACTCTTGTTAATTAACCTGACAGGTCAAACCAAGCTTTCCTTTAAGGATACCACTCCAATAGCCATGCTGATCAGTGACTATGGTGCTTTCGCAGTGCCAAAAAATTCTCCTTATAAAACGATCAATGATGTTATGAATGCTTTAAAGAAAGATCCTAAAAGCGTTAAAATTGGAGGCCTCTCATCTCCTGGATCAATGGACCACGTGCAATTTCTCATTGTCGCCAAGGCTGCAGGAGTAAAAGATTTGGCACAGATTCCCTATATCGCTTTCCAGGAGGGTCAGCATTTAGCCGCCCTACTTGGCGGGCATATCGATCTTTTGAGCACAGGATTAGCTGAAGTGCAAGGACCCATGCTGTCGGGTGACATCAGAGTGCTGGCTCTTTCAAGGCCCGAACCGTATGCGGATGGTCCTTTCAAAGAGGTTCCTACCCTTCGTCAGGCTGGAATTAATGCCGAATTCATAAATTGGCGAGGCTTGTTTGGCCCTCCAGAAATGCCTGACTATGCAGTCAAATATCTTGAAGAAAAGCTCGCACAAATGGAAAAGACGAAACTGTGGGATGAAGTATGCAGAACGAACGGATGGGATAAGAGTTTTATGCCCTCAAGTGATTTCAAGGCATTTTTAGCGAGGACAAATGACG is a window from the Acetomicrobium flavidum genome containing:
- a CDS encoding tripartite tricarboxylate transporter substrate binding protein encodes the protein MLQEEKLVPVPMPVVNKPGGGGGVALAYLQQRKGDPYTVAVYSPPLLLINLTGQTKLSFKDTTPIAMLISDYGAFAVPKNSPYKTINDVMNALKKDPKSVKIGGLSSPGSMDHVQFLIVAKAAGVKDLAQIPYIAFQEGQHLAALLGGHIDLLSTGLAEVQGPMLSGDIRVLALSRPEPYADGPFKEVPTLRQAGINAEFINWRGLFGPPEMPDYAVKYLEEKLAQMEKTKLWDEVCRTNGWDKSFMPSSDFKAFLARTNDEYKEVLKAIGFYKGE